A window of Terriglobia bacterium contains these coding sequences:
- a CDS encoding phosphoribosylaminoimidazolesuccinocarboxamide synthase, whose amino-acid sequence MTTQAQQVLLKTDFPGLELYASGKVRDIYRVDDQHLLFIATDRISAFDYVLASGIPDKGRVLTQLSLFWFDFLKDVISNHLETANVDEYPAPVKKYASDLRGRSMLVKKAEMVQIECVARGYLSGSGWKEYQKTGKVCGIPLPSGLRESDKLPEPIFTPATKAVTGHDENISFDQMVDIVGREMGEKLRDLTLRIYSKAADYARTRGIIIADTKFEFGQTSKGLVLADEVLTPDSSRFWPADTYKPGGAVDSYDKQYVRDYLESIKWDKKPPAPGLPPEVQANTSAKYVEAYRQLTGKDLPS is encoded by the coding sequence GTGACTACTCAAGCCCAACAGGTTCTGCTGAAAACTGATTTTCCCGGACTGGAACTATACGCCAGCGGGAAAGTTCGAGACATTTACCGCGTCGATGATCAGCATTTGCTCTTCATCGCCACCGACCGCATCTCCGCATTCGACTACGTTCTCGCCTCGGGCATTCCCGATAAGGGACGTGTGCTGACGCAACTGTCGCTCTTCTGGTTTGATTTCCTGAAGGATGTCATCTCGAATCATCTGGAGACCGCGAACGTCGACGAATATCCCGCGCCGGTGAAGAAGTACGCTTCCGATCTGCGGGGACGCTCGATGCTCGTCAAGAAGGCCGAGATGGTGCAGATCGAATGTGTCGCGCGCGGCTATCTCTCGGGCTCGGGATGGAAGGAATACCAAAAGACCGGGAAGGTCTGTGGCATTCCCCTGCCCTCGGGACTGCGTGAGTCAGACAAACTGCCGGAGCCGATCTTCACCCCGGCAACCAAGGCTGTGACGGGGCACGACGAGAACATCTCGTTCGACCAGATGGTGGACATCGTCGGCCGCGAGATGGGCGAGAAACTCCGCGACCTGACGCTGCGGATCTACAGCAAGGCCGCGGACTACGCGCGCACGCGTGGCATCATCATAGCGGACACAAAGTTTGAGTTCGGCCAGACGTCGAAGGGCCTGGTCCTGGCGGACGAAGTCCTGACGCCTGATTCGTCCCGCTTCTGGCCCGCCGACACGTACAAGCCGGGTGGCGCCGTAGACTCGTACGACAAGCAGTACGTGCGCGACTACCTGGAATCCATTAAGTGGGATAAAAAACCGCCGGCACCCGGGCTTCCCCCGGAGGTGCAGGCCAACACGAGCGCGAAGTACGTCGAGGCCTATCGCCAACTGACCGGCAAGGATTTGCCCTCGTAG
- a CDS encoding helix-turn-helix domain-containing protein — MKDQLEALILQMYNSGILYSEAVREFKKRFILTVLQENNGNQCKAARQLGMHRNTLSRTITELKLDVRALRNGGRRPPRSARPATALLMEKKAAR, encoded by the coding sequence GTGAAGGATCAGTTGGAAGCCCTCATCCTGCAGATGTACAACAGTGGGATTCTTTATTCGGAAGCCGTACGAGAGTTCAAGAAGCGCTTCATCCTCACCGTTCTTCAGGAAAACAATGGCAACCAGTGCAAGGCCGCGCGCCAGCTCGGCATGCACCGAAACACTCTCAGTCGCACAATAACGGAACTGAAGCTTGATGTTCGCGCCCTGCGGAATGGCGGCCGTAGGCCACCCCGCAGCGCTCGACCGGCAACTGCGCTTCTCATGGAGAAGAAAGCCGCGCGGTAG
- the aroA gene encoding 3-phosphoshikimate 1-carboxyvinyltransferase translates to MSSGNNRVIHPAQNVNGSVRLPGDKSISHRYAMLGALAEGVTKLENFSAAADCQSTLNCLAGVGVKVQQDGRVEIEGRGRELSAPTSAVDCGNSGSTMRMLAGILAGQNFESELVGDESLMKRPMGRIIEPLRAMGAQISGTVENKPPLHIRGGSLKALEYNSKIASAQVKTCVLFAGLFAEGKTSVEEPVRTRDHGELALRAFGAEVERTQTRVSVAGRGPLKAIEAYVPGDLSSAAFFLCAAALFPESNLILDHVLLNPTRAGILDVLTLMGGRISFLQVEQQHYELIGTVRFQPGKLKGARISGAQVAGLIDELPVLAAIGPYTEDGVEIRDARELRVKESDRVAAVVQNLRAMGATVEEFEDGLRVPGGQTLHGAELESFGDHRIAMAFSVAALRADGDTVINDANCVAISYPMFYEQLEKLIAG, encoded by the coding sequence ATGAGTAGTGGCAACAACCGTGTCATCCATCCAGCACAAAATGTCAACGGCAGCGTACGGCTACCGGGGGACAAATCCATTTCGCATCGCTATGCCATGCTCGGCGCCTTGGCGGAGGGCGTCACGAAACTCGAGAATTTCTCCGCGGCGGCCGATTGCCAGAGCACGCTGAATTGCCTCGCTGGCGTTGGAGTGAAGGTTCAGCAAGATGGGCGCGTGGAGATCGAAGGGCGAGGTAGGGAATTGTCGGCGCCGACGAGTGCGGTCGATTGCGGCAATTCCGGTTCGACGATGCGGATGCTGGCGGGCATTCTTGCGGGACAGAATTTCGAGAGCGAACTGGTGGGCGATGAGTCGCTCATGAAGCGGCCGATGGGGCGCATTATCGAGCCTTTGCGGGCGATGGGCGCACAGATCTCCGGAACTGTCGAAAACAAACCGCCGCTGCATATTCGCGGTGGAAGCCTTAAGGCGCTCGAGTACAACTCCAAAATTGCGAGTGCCCAGGTGAAGACATGCGTTCTTTTCGCCGGCTTGTTTGCCGAGGGGAAGACTTCGGTGGAGGAACCGGTGCGGACGCGCGACCATGGGGAACTTGCGCTGCGTGCATTTGGAGCCGAGGTTGAGCGAACACAGACGCGCGTCAGTGTCGCCGGCCGAGGGCCGTTGAAGGCGATTGAAGCCTACGTTCCGGGGGATTTGTCGTCCGCGGCGTTCTTCTTATGTGCGGCGGCGCTGTTCCCGGAGAGCAACCTCATTCTCGATCACGTGCTGCTGAACCCGACGCGGGCAGGGATTCTTGACGTACTCACGCTGATGGGTGGCCGGATTTCGTTTCTGCAGGTTGAGCAGCAGCACTATGAACTGATCGGTACGGTACGATTCCAGCCTGGCAAGTTGAAGGGAGCACGAATCTCCGGAGCGCAAGTCGCCGGACTCATCGACGAGCTGCCGGTCTTGGCGGCGATCGGCCCCTATACGGAAGATGGGGTGGAGATCCGGGATGCGCGAGAGCTGCGAGTGAAGGAGTCGGACAGGGTTGCTGCTGTCGTGCAGAATCTCCGCGCGATGGGCGCAACGGTGGAAGAATTCGAAGACGGGCTGCGAGTGCCGGGTGGCCAGACGCTTCACGGGGCTGAGTTGGAAAGCTTTGGCGATCACCGGATTGCGATGGCCTTCAGCGTTGCTGCCCTGCGCGCTGACGGTGACACGGTCATCAACGACGCCAATTGTGTTGCTATCTCGTATCCCATGTTTTATGAACAGCTTGAAAAATTGATTGCCGGTTAG
- a CDS encoding CvpA family protein, with the protein MNWLDWTIIAIVVLSVIGAAAQGFFFELFSLAGVILGYLLAAWNYKRVALWFLPHVKSDWAANAAGFLVIFIAVAILAGVAGRIARWAVKEVGLRWFDRFLGAVFGLVKGALVVMVLVMAMAAFGPASKSLAESQFAPYFLVVGRAASWVAPYELREGLRQGVKAIGTMKTVAPESSSKPSGAAAGK; encoded by the coding sequence ATGAACTGGCTGGATTGGACAATCATAGCGATTGTTGTGCTGTCGGTCATCGGGGCCGCGGCACAGGGGTTCTTTTTTGAATTGTTTTCACTGGCGGGCGTGATCCTCGGTTATCTGCTCGCTGCCTGGAATTACAAGCGGGTTGCTCTCTGGTTCCTTCCGCACGTGAAGAGCGATTGGGCGGCCAACGCTGCTGGGTTTCTGGTGATCTTTATCGCAGTCGCGATCCTGGCCGGTGTGGCAGGGCGCATCGCGCGATGGGCCGTGAAGGAAGTCGGCCTTCGCTGGTTCGACCGTTTTTTGGGTGCGGTGTTCGGACTGGTGAAGGGGGCACTCGTTGTCATGGTGCTGGTCATGGCCATGGCTGCATTCGGTCCGGCATCTAAGTCGCTGGCAGAATCGCAGTTTGCACCTTATTTCCTTGTTGTCGGACGCGCTGCATCCTGGGTTGCTCCTTACGAACTTCGCGAGGGACTCCGCCAGGGAGTTAAGGCGATCGGCACGATGAAGACCGTCGCACCCGAGAGCAGTTCTAAGCCTTCCGGCGCTGCCGCTGGCAAGTAG